One Paramisgurnus dabryanus chromosome 8, PD_genome_1.1, whole genome shotgun sequence DNA window includes the following coding sequences:
- the LOC135770326 gene encoding E3 SUMO-protein ligase ZBED1-like, with protein sequence MAEKEREVSESERILLTPKHLRSAVWRFFGFWSVKGEIIDKTNVICKLCKKPLLYHSTTTNLRTHMQSCHPEEFSRECNEEGPALKQSRVTTFYTSNTTPLPSAKQEEITQKLTEFICKDMRPISIVDGEGFQNFVRALNPRYNFPSRGTVSNRIAKLYDCTAKSVKELLNNRSVALTTDGWTSLHTDAYVTVTAHFISDDWEIKNYVLKTEELREKHTAENVSECILQILGAFEIKPESVISVTTDNAGNYVKAVESHMKRPNIPCLAHTLNLAVCKGLRGVRSIETAISKLKMTAAHFSKSAVDSYLLEKKQKQLEVKSDKLINDCPTRWNSTYDMINRALEQQAPVAAVIFEKKMSHLELNTSEWVLMEMVKNVLQPFKTATEALSTDKYPTASAVLPLQHVLLMQLQPNSDDSSAVKEMKMKIAADLQGRYPNEKQAFMLLNTASYLDPRFHRLNHLPEEQKKQVRAKILSELTTIMEEAKNERTDAVKQPDARKKTALSAMGNLFDDVYSQTQSSSEESIKALEHEMDMYDREATLPADENPLSWWQKSCGMYPHIAQLAKTYLTIPGTSVRAERVFSSAGNIVNKKRSALAADQVDRLVFLTNNM encoded by the exons ATGGCGGAAAAAGAGCGTGAGGTCTCAGAGTCGGAGAGAATCTTGCTTACACCAAAACATCTTAGAAGTGCTGTGTGGCGTTTCTTTGGTTTCTGGAGTGTCAAAGGAGAAATCATTGACAAAACCAATGTCATTTGTAAGCTGTGTAAGAAACCGCTGCTATATCACTCCACAACGACTAACTTGCGAACGCACATGCAATCGTGTCATCCCGAGGAGTTTTCTCGAGAGTGCAATGAGGAGGGTCCAGCATTAAAGCAGTCCCGGGTAACTACGTTTTACACCTCAAATACCACACCACTACCTTCTGCAAAACAAGAAGAAATTACCCAAAAACTTACTGAATTCATCTGCAAAGATATGCGCCCGATAAGCATCGTTGATGGCGAAGGCTTTCAAAACTTCGTGCGAGCACTCAACCCACGTTATAATTTTCCTTCTCGGGGTACAGTGAGCAATCGCATTGCGAAGCTTTATGACTGCACTGCCAAAAGCGTGAAAGAATTGCTGAACAATCGATCTGTGGCCTTGACAACGGATGGATGGACTTCTCTACACACCGACGCATATGTGACAGTCACTGCACATTTTATTTCAGATGACTGGGAAATCAAAAACTATGTGCTGAAAACAGAAGAACTGAGAGAAAAGCATACCGCCGAAAATGTGAGTGAATGCATTTTGCAAATTCTTGGTGCATTTGAAATCAAACCGGAGTCTGTGATATCTGTGACTACTGATAATGCTGGTAATTACGTGAAGGCAGTTGAGAGCCATATGAAAAGACCGAACATACCGTGTTTGGCGCATACGCTTAATCTAGCTGTATGTAAGGGGCTTCGTGGTGTTCGATCTATTGAAACAGCAATTAGCAAACTGAAGATGACCGCTGCCCATTTCAGCAAGTCAGCTGTTGATAGCTACCTGCTcgagaaaaaacaaaaacagcttGAAGTAAAATCGGACAAGCTTATCAATGACTGCCCCACCCGTTGGAACAGTACCTACGACATGATCAATCGAGCCCTGGAGCAGCAAGCCCCTGTGGCTGCTGTAATCTTTGAAAAGAAGATGTCTCACCTGGAGCTGAATACAAGTGAATGGGTTCTGATGGAAATG GTTAAGAATGTTCTTCAACCTTTTAAGACTGCTACAGAAGCGTTGTCAACAGACAAATACCCGACTGCGTCTGCTGTCCTTCCGTTGCAACACGTTCTGTTAATGCAGCTTCAACCAAATTCTGATGACAGCTCGGCagtgaaagaaatgaaaatgaaaatcgCAGCGGATCTCCAAGGCCGTTACCCTAATGAAAAGCAGGCTTTCATGCTACTCAACACTGCAAGCTATTTAGACCCCCGATTCCACCGTCTAAATCATTTGCCAGAGGAACAGAAAAAACAAGTACGGGCGAAAATATTGTCGGAGTTAACAACTATAATGGAGGAGGCAAAAAATGAGCGCACTGATGCTGTAAAACAACCGGACGCAAGAAAAAAGACTGCGCTGTCTGCCATGGGCAACCTGTTCGATGACGTGTACAGTCAGACCCAGAGCAGTTCTGAAGAAAGCATCAAGGCTTTGGAGCATGAGATGGACATGTATGATCGAGAAGCTACGCTACCCGCTGACGAAAATCCTCTCAGTTGGTGGCAAAAATCATGCGGCATGTATCCACATATTGCGCAGCTGGCAAAGACGTACCTGACCATACCTGGCACATCGGTCAGAGCTGAGCGCGTCTTTTCATCAGCTGGAAACATTGTCAACAAAAAACGCTCAGCACTCGCTGCAGATCAAGTTGACCGTCTGGTGTTTTTGACGAATAATATGTAG
- the LOC135720880 gene encoding olfactory receptor 1D2-like, with amino-acid sequence MKPALENDSSNLVFSLSGLNETMENRYIFISLTALYYPLIVFCNVIVIYVIISYQKLHEPMYVFICNLCMNALFGTAGFYPKFMYDLLSQCHVISYPGCLAQIFVIYSSVLCDLSTLTVMAYDRYVAICRPLEYHSKMTKERVLQCILFCWVAPFFCMSVLIALTSRLTLCGSSIDKLYCENWSVVKLSCVSTTVNNVIGYTVILLYFGHAVLIVCSYIHLIRKCRRSMEGRHKFIQTCVPHLLALMNVAVALLFDVLYSRYGSRSLPQGIRNFMAMEFLLIPPILNPLIYGLNLTTLRKQVMSLFFNKQEGLPE; translated from the coding sequence ATGAAGCCTGCACTGGAGAATGAttccagtaacttagttttttcTCTGTCTGGACTAAATGAAACAATGGAAAACAGATATATCTTTATTTCTTTGACTGCACTGTATTATCCGTTAATTGTGTTTTGTAATGTAATAGTAATTTATGTCATAATCTCATATCAGAAGCTTCATGAGCCAATGTATGTGTTTATTTGTAATTTGTgtatgaatgcactttttggtacaGCTGGATTCTACCCTAAATTCATGTATGATTTATTATCTCAGTGTCATGTAATTTCATATCCTGGATGTCTGGCTCaaatatttgtcatttattcATCTGTTTTATGTGACTTGTCAACATTAACAGTGATGGCTTATGACAGGTATGTGGCAATATGTAGACCACTGGAGTATCATTCAAAAATGACTAAGGAAAGGGTTCTTCAATGTATCTTGTTTTGCTGGGTGGCTCCATTTTTTTGTATGTCTGTTCTTATTGCATTAACATCAAGACTCACCCTATGTGGCTCTAGTATTGACAAGCTGTATTGTGAAAATTGGTCAGTTGTTAAACTTTCTTGTGTTTCTACAACAGTCAATAATGTGATTGGGTACACTGTAATTCTTCTATACTTTGGTCATGCGGTATTGATAGTTTGCTCATATATTCATTTGATTAGAAAGTGCAGGAGGTCAATGGAGGGCAGACACAAATTTATACAGACATGTGTACCACATTTGCTTGCACTGATGAATGTGGCTGTTGCATTGCTGTTTGATGTACTGTACAGCCGTTATGGCTCGAGAAGTTTGCCACAAGGTATCCGTAACTTCATGGCCATGGAATTCCTCCTCATACCCCCTATTTTAAATCCCCTGATTTATGGATTAAATCTAACAACACTACGAAAGCAAGTCATGAGCCTGTTCTTTAACAAACAAGAGGGACTACCTGAGTAA
- the LOC135720900 gene encoding olfactory receptor 52K1-like, which translates to MENGTMPSYFYFTLFKEFVHFKYLILIVALLFYLAIILFNVVILFVVFKERSLHEPMYILISCLSVNDLYGSSGFFPRIIADVLSDTNAISRFACFVQIFIIYTYAISEYTVLTLMAYDRYVAICHPLKYHKIMTSKFTTLYMGIASLYAVFSMGSIIFLSARLPLCGKDIARLYCSNWSVVRLSCGVSTLGNNIIGFFMSTTTLFLPAFFILYTYVRILIICQKSSLEFRGKALQTCLPHIISFVNYSVAAFSDIALSRFDSDKYKVAAIIFSVEFLVVPPLVNPLIYGLNLPEIRKNIWRLIQWKPKIANFPD; encoded by the coding sequence ATGGAGAATGGAACCATGCCTtcatatttttactttactttgtTCAAGGAATTtgttcactttaaatatttGATCCTAATAGTGGctcttttgttttatttagcaattatattgtttaatgttgtcattttgtttgTGGTGTTTAAAGAAAGATCTCTTCATGAGCCAATGTACATATTAATATCATGTTTGTCTGTCAATGACCTCTACGGCTCTTCTGGTTTCTTTCCTAGGATAATAGCTGATGTTCTTTCTGATACAAATGCTATTTCCAGGTTTGCTTGCTTTGTTCaaatttttatcatttatactTATGCAATATCTGAATACacagttttaacactgatggCATATGACAGATATGTTGCCATATGTCATCCTTTAAAATATCACAAAATTATGACTTCAAAATTTACAACACTTTACATGGGAATAGCATCACTTTATGCAGTGTTTTCTATGGGCTCAATTATTTTCTTGTCAGCTAGGTTGCCTCTGTGTGGAAAAGACATAGCAAGACTGTACTGCTCCAACTGGTCTGTGGTTCGACTCTCTTGCGGGGTTTCAACTTTGGGCAACAACATTATTGGATTTTTTATGTCAACAACAACACTTTTTCTGCCTGCCTTTTTCATTTTATACACATATGTTCGAATTCTTATCATCTGTCAAAAAAGCTCATTAGAATTCAGGGGCAAAGCATTGCAGACTTGTCTTCCTCACATTATAAGCTTTGTTAACTACTCTGTTGCAGCCTTTAGTGATATTGCGTTAAGCCGATTTGATTCAGACAAGTACAAGGTTGCTGCCATAATCTTTTCAGTGGAATTCCTGGTAGTTCCACCTCTTGTCAATCCTCTTATTTATGGCTTAAACCTGCCAGAAATACGCAAAAATATCTGGCGTTTGATTCAGTGGAAACCAAAAATTGCCAATTTTCCTGATTAA
- the LOC135720881 gene encoding olfactory receptor 52E8-like — translation MENGTMPSYFYFTLFKEFVHLRYLILIVALLFYLAIILFNFVILFVVVKERSLHEPMYILISCLSVNDLYGSSGFFPRIIADVLSDTNAISRFACFVQIFIIYTYAISEYTVLTLMAYDRYVAICHPLKYHRIMTSKFTTLYMGIASLYAVFSMGSIIFLSARLPLCGKDIARLYCSNWSVVRLSCGVSTLSNNIIGFFVSITSVFLPAFFILYTYVRILIICQKSSLEFRGKALQTCFPHIISFVNYSVATFSDIALSRFDSDKYKVAAIIFSVEFLVVPPFVNPLIYGLNLPEIRKNICRLFQRKPKIAHFPE, via the coding sequence ATGGAGAATGGAACCATGCCTtcatatttttactttactttgtTCAAGGAATTTGTTCACCTTAGATATTTGATCCTAATAGTGGctcttttgttttatttagccattatattgtttaattttgtcATTTTGTTTGTGGTGGTTAAAGAAAGATCTCTTCATGAGCCAATGTACATATTAATATCATGTTTGTCTGTCAATGACCTCTACGGCTCTTCTGGTTTCTTTCCTAGGATAATAGCTGATGTTCTTTCTGATACAAATGCTATTTCCAGGTTTGCTTGCTTTGTTCaaatttttatcatttatactTATGCAATATCTGAATACacagttttaacactgatggCATATGACAGATATGTTGCCATATGTCATCCTTTAAAATATCACAGAATTATGACTTCAAAATTTACAACACTTTACATGGGAATAGCATCACTTTATGCAGTGTTTTCTATGGGCTCAATTATTTTCTTGTCAGCTAGGTTGCCTCTGTGTGGAAAAGACATAGCAAGACTGTACTGCTCCAACTGGTCTGTGGTTCGACTCTCTTGCGGGGTTTCAACTTTGAGCAACAACATTATTGGATTTTTTGTGTCAATAACATCAGTTTTTCTGCCTGCCTTTTTCATTTTATACACATATGTTCGAATTCTTATCATCTGTCAAAAAAGCTCATTAGAGTTCAGGGGCAAAGCATTGCAGACTTGTTTTCCTCACATTATAAGCTTTGTTAACTACTCTGTTGCAACCTTTAGTGATATTGCGTTAAGTCGATTTGATTCAGACAAGTACAAGGTTGCTGCCATAATCTTTTCAGTTGAATTTCTTGTAGTTCCACCTTTTGTCAATCCTCTTATTTATGGCTTAAACCTGCCAGAAATACGCAAAAATATTTGCCGTTTATTTCAGCGGAAACCGAAAATTGCCCACTTTCCTGAATAA